Proteins from one Gimesia maris genomic window:
- the ahcY gene encoding adenosylhomocysteinase yields the protein MSTETNSLPYKVKDYSAEEFQKLAAWGRKEIELAETEMPGLMSFRKKYGKDQPLKGARIAGCLHMTIQTAVLIETLTALGAEVRWSSCNIFSTQDHAAAAIAATGVPVFAWKGMNDEEFDWCIEQTLFWPDGQGLNMILDDGGDLTVMVHEKYPELLKEIKGLTEETTTGVHRLHQMHEQGKLGVPAINVNDSVTKSKFDNLYGCRESLADGIKRATDIMIAGKVVVVCGYGDVGKGCADAMKGLGARVLVTEIDPICALQAAMEGYEVTTMEDAASRGDIFVTATGCCDVICGEHLDKMKNEAIICNIGHFDSEIQVAYLKNRKDIEQIEIKPQVDKFVYPDGKALIVLAEGRLVNLGCATGHPSFVMSNSFSNQVIGQIELWNESDKYEIGVYMLPKHLDEEVARLHLDKLGVKLSKLSDKQAEYLGIPVEGPYKPEYYRY from the coding sequence ATGTCGACCGAAACCAACTCACTGCCGTATAAAGTAAAGGATTACAGCGCAGAAGAATTCCAGAAGCTCGCTGCCTGGGGTCGTAAGGAAATTGAACTGGCTGAAACGGAAATGCCAGGTCTGATGTCGTTCCGGAAAAAATACGGTAAAGATCAACCCCTGAAAGGGGCACGGATCGCGGGTTGCCTGCACATGACCATTCAGACGGCAGTCCTCATCGAAACTCTGACCGCTCTGGGCGCAGAAGTCCGCTGGTCCAGCTGTAACATCTTCTCCACCCAGGATCACGCTGCTGCTGCCATCGCAGCGACAGGCGTGCCCGTCTTCGCCTGGAAAGGCATGAACGACGAAGAGTTTGACTGGTGTATCGAACAGACTCTGTTCTGGCCCGACGGACAGGGTCTGAACATGATTCTCGACGACGGCGGCGACCTGACCGTCATGGTTCACGAGAAGTACCCGGAACTGCTGAAAGAAATCAAAGGTCTGACCGAAGAAACGACCACTGGCGTTCACCGTCTGCACCAGATGCACGAACAGGGAAAACTGGGCGTGCCTGCGATCAATGTGAATGATTCGGTCACAAAGAGTAAATTCGACAACCTGTATGGCTGCCGTGAATCACTGGCCGATGGCATCAAGCGTGCCACCGACATCATGATCGCCGGTAAAGTCGTTGTTGTCTGTGGCTATGGTGATGTCGGTAAAGGCTGTGCCGACGCCATGAAAGGTCTGGGAGCCCGCGTTCTGGTCACAGAAATCGATCCCATCTGTGCCCTGCAGGCTGCGATGGAAGGTTATGAAGTCACCACGATGGAAGACGCTGCCAGCCGTGGCGATATCTTCGTCACTGCCACCGGCTGCTGCGATGTGATCTGTGGCGAACACCTTGATAAGATGAAGAACGAAGCCATCATCTGCAACATCGGCCACTTCGATTCCGAAATTCAGGTCGCCTACCTGAAAAACCGGAAAGACATCGAACAGATCGAAATCAAACCACAGGTTGACAAGTTCGTTTACCCCGATGGCAAAGCTCTGATCGTCCTCGCAGAAGGCCGACTGGTTAACCTTGGTTGTGCCACCGGACACCCTTCATTCGTCATGTCTAACAGCTTCAGTAACCAGGTCATCGGCCAGATTGAACTTTGGAATGAATCTGATAAATACGAAATCGGCGTCTACATGCTGCCTAAGCATCTGGACGAAGAAGTCGCCCGTCTCCACCTGGACAAACTGGGTGTGAAACTGTCTAAACTGAGCGACAAGCAGGCTGAATACCTCGGCATTCCCGTCGAAGGTCCTTACAAACCTGAATACTATCGCTATTAA
- a CDS encoding alpha/beta hydrolase-fold protein: MNPRFRYSLLLLIVACVIIFGDAHDSKAAEHHFQVRFLKSIHPEPFTGRVYLIFTKSGREPRLGPSWFQPESFIACDVTNWQPGEPLELGPETKGLLSYPQPLAEMDLAGYRAQAVARFNNSNPKIGTAPGNGFSQTHQLNGGLVANIPSFIIDQLVPEKTISETQWIKYFQMRSPLLSQFHGQETGLEASVILPQSYYQQPQRKYPVIYSIPGFGGDHLRSLPQAPIAERNVGGVEFIRVLLNPQCRWGHHVFADSATNGPVGKAFTTEFIPELEKAFRAIPHSRARFLTGHSSGGWSSLWLQVTYPTVFGGTWSTAPDPVDFRDFQQINIYEPGSNVYRDANNQPRPIARRGNQPILWFEPFAKMEQVLGHGGQLRSFEAVFSPRGADGEPLKLYDWETGTINAEVADAWKAYDIRLILEANWKQLAPELAGKIHVFMGDQDTFYLNGATQLLKQTLEQLDADAVVEIHQGRDHSNLLSRELMLRIRAEMVQAFLKYQAEIQPAE; this comes from the coding sequence ATGAATCCACGATTTCGGTACTCGCTGCTGCTGCTTATAGTTGCCTGCGTCATCATCTTCGGAGATGCTCACGATTCCAAAGCAGCCGAACATCACTTCCAGGTCCGTTTCCTGAAATCGATTCATCCTGAGCCTTTCACGGGCCGCGTTTATCTGATTTTTACCAAATCCGGACGTGAGCCGCGGTTGGGACCTTCCTGGTTCCAACCGGAGTCCTTCATTGCCTGTGATGTGACCAACTGGCAGCCAGGCGAACCGCTCGAGCTGGGACCTGAAACCAAAGGACTACTCTCATATCCCCAGCCATTAGCAGAAATGGATCTGGCCGGATATCGCGCGCAGGCGGTCGCACGCTTTAACAACTCAAATCCCAAAATCGGCACCGCCCCCGGAAACGGATTTAGCCAGACTCATCAGCTGAACGGCGGCCTGGTCGCAAACATCCCCTCCTTCATCATTGATCAACTGGTGCCGGAAAAAACGATTAGCGAAACCCAGTGGATCAAATACTTCCAGATGCGATCTCCTCTTTTGTCTCAGTTTCACGGTCAGGAGACAGGCCTGGAAGCCAGCGTGATCTTGCCGCAAAGTTATTATCAGCAGCCTCAACGAAAATATCCGGTCATCTATTCCATTCCCGGGTTTGGCGGCGATCATCTACGCAGCCTTCCTCAAGCACCGATTGCAGAACGAAATGTCGGCGGCGTTGAATTCATCCGCGTACTTCTCAATCCGCAATGTCGCTGGGGGCATCATGTCTTTGCTGATTCCGCTACCAATGGACCTGTCGGAAAAGCGTTTACCACCGAATTTATACCAGAGCTGGAAAAAGCATTTCGAGCCATCCCCCATTCACGCGCGCGATTTTTAACCGGACACTCTTCCGGCGGATGGTCGTCACTCTGGCTGCAGGTCACCTATCCCACTGTCTTTGGCGGCACCTGGAGCACCGCTCCCGACCCGGTTGATTTTCGCGACTTCCAGCAGATCAACATCTACGAACCGGGGAGCAACGTCTATCGAGATGCGAACAACCAGCCCCGCCCGATCGCCCGCAGAGGAAATCAACCCATCCTCTGGTTCGAACCTTTCGCGAAAATGGAACAGGTGCTCGGGCATGGCGGACAGCTCCGTAGTTTTGAAGCGGTGTTCAGTCCCCGCGGTGCTGACGGAGAACCGCTGAAGCTCTACGACTGGGAAACCGGCACAATCAACGCAGAAGTGGCAGATGCCTGGAAAGCATATGATATTCGCCTGATCCTGGAAGCTAACTGGAAACAGCTGGCACCCGAACTCGCGGGAAAAATTCATGTCTTCATGGGAGACCAGGACACCTTCTACCTGAATGGTGCCACCCAGTTGCTCAAGCAGACGCTGGAACAACTCGATGCCGACGCCGTGGTGGAGATTCACCAGGGGAGAGACCATTCAAATTTATTGAGTCGTGAATTGATGCTGCGCATCCGCGCAGAAATGGTTCAGGCTTTTCTCAAGTACCAGGCTGAAATCCAGCCGGCAGAATAA
- a CDS encoding SlyX family protein — translation MTENTSRLEELIARLTQVESVLMHLQHDVEQLNEAVLQQNAIVDTLGKSLKLLDSRMGALEVEDEGPDPLQDKPPHY, via the coding sequence ATGACTGAGAATACTTCCCGTCTGGAAGAACTCATCGCACGTTTAACTCAGGTAGAATCCGTCTTGATGCACCTGCAACACGATGTCGAACAGTTGAATGAAGCTGTACTGCAGCAGAACGCCATCGTGGATACATTGGGAAAGTCTCTCAAACTCCTGGATTCGCGTATGGGAGCGCTGGAAGTGGAAGACGAGGGTCCCGATCCGCTGCAGGACAAACCACCTCATTATTAG
- a CDS encoding NUDIX hydrolase, whose protein sequence is MQIRTKVIISLIHQGQVLLSEGFDPSRKFQFYIPVGGGVEFRERLQDAAARELFEELGLKDQTLEFLNFHESIFEFNGVPEHEIMYHYQCRISDSVKAALLAEGIESDGATFKVTWFTGEELAAIRKGLVPPKIYDDLCPVLLQDD, encoded by the coding sequence ATGCAGATTCGCACCAAAGTCATTATATCACTGATCCACCAGGGGCAGGTGTTGCTCTCTGAGGGGTTTGATCCCAGCAGGAAATTCCAGTTTTATATTCCCGTCGGCGGAGGCGTCGAATTTAGAGAAAGGCTGCAGGATGCCGCTGCGCGGGAGCTGTTTGAAGAGCTGGGGCTGAAAGATCAGACGCTTGAGTTCCTCAATTTTCATGAGTCGATTTTCGAATTTAATGGGGTTCCCGAACATGAAATCATGTATCATTATCAGTGCCGCATCTCTGATTCTGTGAAAGCTGCTTTGCTGGCAGAAGGGATTGAGTCGGATGGCGCGACGTTTAAGGTGACCTGGTTTACGGGTGAAGAACTGGCTGCGATACGGAAGGGACTGGTGCCGCCGAAGATCTATGATGATTTGTGTCCGGTGCTGTTACAGGATGATTGA
- the aroE gene encoding shikimate dehydrogenase, whose protein sequence is MTKPLNFKQELTCVFGQPVAENPTQCMIEAAYKACGLEWRYLTIEVAPENLESAVEGLRAMGFRGANLTIPHKVEVIQYLDGISDAAAMMGAVNCIVRQGDHLLGDNTDGKGFVQSLKEVTDPQGKKIVMFGAGGAARAIGVETALAGAAEITIVNRSAERGEALVRLLNEKTEVRTRFELWDGNYTLADDVDVVINATSIGLYPDVDAVFPLDFSSLKSNMIVSDVIPNPPETHLLREAAKIGCPTLDGLGMLVNQGVIGFQLWTGVDPDPKVMRAALEEVFGV, encoded by the coding sequence ATGACAAAGCCGTTGAATTTCAAACAGGAACTGACGTGCGTTTTCGGGCAGCCGGTGGCAGAGAACCCGACCCAGTGCATGATCGAGGCGGCTTACAAAGCCTGTGGTCTGGAATGGCGGTATCTGACGATTGAGGTCGCGCCTGAAAATCTGGAGTCGGCGGTTGAAGGGTTGCGGGCAATGGGCTTTCGCGGTGCGAATCTGACGATTCCCCATAAAGTCGAAGTCATTCAATACCTGGACGGCATCAGCGATGCGGCGGCGATGATGGGAGCCGTCAACTGTATTGTCCGCCAGGGCGATCACCTGCTGGGTGATAATACGGACGGCAAAGGTTTCGTGCAGTCATTAAAAGAAGTAACCGATCCGCAGGGGAAGAAGATCGTGATGTTTGGTGCCGGCGGTGCAGCCCGGGCCATTGGTGTGGAGACGGCGCTCGCGGGAGCCGCAGAAATTACCATCGTCAATCGCAGTGCCGAGCGCGGCGAAGCGCTGGTCAGGCTGCTCAATGAAAAAACCGAAGTGCGCACCCGCTTCGAACTCTGGGACGGTAATTATACATTGGCCGATGATGTCGATGTCGTGATCAACGCCACGTCGATTGGCCTGTATCCCGATGTGGACGCGGTCTTCCCACTCGATTTCAGTTCACTCAAGTCGAACATGATCGTCTCAGACGTGATCCCCAATCCTCCCGAAACCCACCTGCTCCGCGAAGCAGCGAAAATCGGCTGTCCGACGCTCGACGGCCTGGGCATGCTGGTTAACCAGGGCGTGATCGGCTTCCAGCTCTGGACCGGCGTGGACCCCGATCCCAAAGTGATGCGGGCCGCGCTGGAAGAAGTGTTCGGCGTCTGA
- a CDS encoding tetratricopeptide repeat protein yields MKKRILITLAVLLVLLPVCLFLFVGWNVRSNARVTLSRAQRFLAEGKPDATLNELEWLRWFEPDQPRAQLLAGECYFVKKDYPAAIESLSQLNETFPDYRRSSFALARSYENTAKLAEAERTLKAHLAAFPDSQEAVTQLQWIYFNQIRLRELENLLERSLETCPNQFLQLYHLLNTEHKNPIAQESIKLLNRINEKEPGQPSIMRALAYCHWKLGEIDQAKSYLEAARQAEPQNVETLLVAFEFYLELGELEAVQQLVTELENQPEDFQQQLQQDDRWLWLQSRLEQQQGETSAALESIQAASRLHPGEIKYLQEEAMLLQALGKKAEAAEKFQRVKQLAASHRELYKIVSSGALESPDVEMAQEIANHLEILGKQKQAAAWKNLVYQFQSRQPTPTR; encoded by the coding sequence TTGAAAAAACGAATTCTCATCACGCTGGCAGTACTCCTGGTTCTATTGCCTGTTTGCCTCTTCCTGTTTGTCGGCTGGAACGTGAGATCCAATGCGCGTGTCACCCTCAGTCGCGCACAACGCTTCCTGGCAGAAGGGAAGCCGGATGCCACATTAAATGAACTCGAGTGGCTCCGCTGGTTCGAACCCGATCAGCCACGCGCACAACTTCTGGCTGGTGAATGTTACTTCGTGAAAAAAGATTATCCGGCGGCGATTGAGTCGCTCTCTCAACTGAACGAAACGTTTCCCGATTACCGACGGTCCTCCTTTGCGCTGGCACGCAGTTATGAAAACACCGCTAAGCTGGCCGAGGCCGAACGCACTTTAAAAGCACATCTGGCTGCGTTTCCGGATTCACAGGAAGCAGTCACACAGTTGCAGTGGATCTATTTCAACCAGATTCGTCTGCGAGAGTTGGAAAACCTGCTGGAGCGCAGCCTGGAGACCTGCCCGAACCAGTTCCTCCAGTTGTATCATCTGCTGAATACCGAACATAAAAACCCGATTGCGCAGGAATCGATCAAACTGCTGAACCGCATTAATGAGAAAGAACCGGGACAACCTTCCATCATGCGGGCCCTCGCTTACTGTCACTGGAAGCTGGGAGAGATCGACCAGGCAAAATCCTATCTCGAAGCGGCCCGACAGGCGGAACCCCAAAACGTGGAAACTCTGCTGGTCGCCTTTGAATTTTATCTTGAACTGGGAGAACTGGAAGCGGTTCAGCAACTTGTGACCGAATTAGAAAACCAGCCCGAGGATTTTCAGCAACAGCTCCAGCAGGATGACCGCTGGCTGTGGCTGCAGAGTCGCCTGGAGCAACAGCAGGGAGAAACATCTGCCGCGCTCGAATCTATCCAGGCAGCCTCCCGTCTGCATCCGGGAGAGATTAAATATTTGCAGGAGGAAGCCATGCTGCTGCAGGCGCTGGGCAAAAAAGCAGAGGCGGCGGAGAAATTTCAACGCGTCAAGCAGCTGGCCGCCAGTCATCGGGAGCTGTATAAAATCGTCTCCAGCGGTGCACTGGAATCACCGGACGTTGAAATGGCACAAGAGATTGCCAATCACCTGGAAATATTGGGCAAACAGAAGCAGGCAGCAGCCTGGAAAAATCTGGTGTACCAGTTTCAAAGCAGGCAACCCACGCCGACGCGCTGA
- the metF gene encoding methylenetetrahydrofolate reductase [NAD(P)H], producing the protein MRISELYQGGTFGLSVEIFPPRNESGDAELFKTLEELVRYQPAFVSCTYGAGGSTSKRTIELCALIQNQLHNTATAHFTCVNSTREELVEWLQNAVDAGITNIMALRGDPPAGQETFVPADGGLKYANELVSLIRKHFPDMGIGVAGYPECHPEASDAEVDLTNLKRKVDAGADAIYTQLFFNNEHFYQFRERCLKAGIDRPIVPGIMPITEYRRIQRIMSMCSSEFPADLVGQLEAAQDDLEAQFEIGVEYAIRQCEQLIKEGVPGIHFYVLNRSQACKRIFDALGFPETQENIAT; encoded by the coding sequence ATGCGCATCAGTGAATTATACCAAGGTGGAACGTTTGGCCTCTCTGTGGAAATCTTCCCCCCACGCAATGAAAGCGGGGATGCAGAGCTGTTTAAAACGCTGGAAGAGCTGGTTCGTTATCAACCCGCTTTTGTTTCCTGTACTTATGGCGCCGGGGGGTCTACCAGTAAACGAACCATCGAATTATGTGCGCTGATTCAGAATCAGTTACATAATACAGCGACCGCTCATTTTACCTGTGTGAATTCGACCCGGGAGGAACTGGTCGAATGGCTGCAGAATGCCGTCGATGCGGGCATCACCAACATCATGGCTCTGAGGGGTGACCCTCCTGCCGGCCAGGAAACGTTTGTTCCCGCGGATGGGGGCCTGAAATATGCCAATGAGCTGGTATCGCTGATTCGTAAACATTTCCCAGATATGGGTATCGGCGTTGCCGGCTATCCCGAATGTCACCCGGAAGCCTCGGATGCCGAGGTCGATCTGACGAACCTGAAACGGAAAGTCGATGCCGGCGCCGACGCGATTTATACACAACTGTTCTTTAACAACGAACACTTTTATCAATTCCGTGAGCGATGCCTGAAAGCGGGAATCGACCGACCGATCGTTCCCGGAATTATGCCGATCACCGAGTATCGGCGGATCCAGCGGATCATGTCGATGTGCAGCTCCGAGTTCCCCGCCGATCTGGTAGGCCAACTGGAAGCGGCGCAGGATGATCTGGAGGCCCAGTTTGAGATTGGGGTGGAATATGCGATCCGCCAGTGCGAGCAGTTGATCAAAGAGGGTGTGCCCGGGATCCACTTTTATGTCTTGAATCGTTCACAGGCCTGCAAACGGATATTCGATGCCCTCGGTTTTCCGGAGACCCAGGAGAATATTGCGACGTAG
- a CDS encoding sugar phosphate isomerase/epimerase family protein has product MTRITSRRDFLKQTSAFTAGLAFSSWAGSALATTAVNQPLFDISLAQWSLHRALRGGKLDNLDFAKVTKEEFGIEAVEYVNQFFKDKANDEKYLAEMNKRAAAVGVKNVLIMIDGEGALGDPDAKKRTLAIENHHKWVTAAKTLGCHSIRVNARSNGSFEEQQKLAADGLRRLTEFAMQYGINVLVENHGGLSSNGAWLAGVMKMVNLPECGTLPDFGNFVLDRKTGEEYDRYKGVKELMPYAKAVSAKTHDFNKDGNEINTDYMKMMQIVLDAGYHGYVGIEYEGKKLDEYAGIKASKKLLLKVREELTPEETADPCCSQENYYVPRRGLFRRGLFRR; this is encoded by the coding sequence ATGACACGCATCACTTCACGCCGTGACTTTCTGAAACAAACATCTGCATTCACTGCCGGGCTCGCCTTTTCCAGCTGGGCCGGTTCCGCTCTGGCGACCACTGCAGTCAACCAGCCTCTGTTTGACATTTCACTGGCCCAATGGTCTCTGCATCGCGCATTGCGTGGCGGGAAACTGGATAACCTCGACTTTGCAAAAGTCACCAAAGAAGAATTCGGCATCGAAGCAGTCGAATATGTGAACCAGTTCTTCAAAGACAAAGCCAACGATGAAAAATATCTGGCTGAGATGAACAAGCGGGCCGCGGCTGTCGGCGTGAAAAATGTGTTGATCATGATTGACGGAGAAGGGGCGCTTGGCGATCCTGATGCAAAGAAGCGAACTCTCGCGATTGAAAATCATCACAAGTGGGTGACCGCTGCCAAAACACTCGGCTGCCACTCCATTCGGGTGAATGCCCGCAGCAATGGCAGCTTTGAAGAGCAGCAGAAACTGGCCGCCGATGGCCTGCGTCGACTCACCGAGTTTGCCATGCAGTACGGCATCAATGTGCTGGTGGAGAATCATGGTGGTCTCTCCTCCAATGGTGCCTGGCTGGCGGGCGTGATGAAAATGGTCAACCTGCCCGAATGTGGAACGCTGCCCGACTTCGGAAATTTCGTGCTCGACCGTAAAACCGGCGAAGAATACGATCGCTATAAAGGGGTCAAAGAACTGATGCCTTATGCCAAAGCCGTCAGTGCCAAGACCCATGATTTCAATAAAGACGGAAATGAAATCAACACGGACTACATGAAGATGATGCAGATCGTCCTCGACGCCGGCTACCACGGTTATGTGGGAATTGAATATGAAGGCAAAAAACTCGATGAGTACGCCGGCATTAAAGCCAGCAAAAAACTGCTGCTCAAGGTCCGGGAAGAACTGACCCCGGAAGAGACTGCCGATCCCTGCTGCTCTCAGGAAAATTACTACGTCCCCCGACGTGGTCTGTTCCGTCGTGGTTTGTTCCGCAGATAA
- a CDS encoding sulfatase family protein — protein MCRLYSTVCCFCLILLLNFSFTEQLAAADQQRPNVVIIMTDNHGEWTLGCYGNQDIKTPHIDQLAKEGTLFTRAFANNAVCSPTRASFLTGLMPCQHGVHCFLRTRIQTGPDSFNTLEEFQSIPQVLHDAGYVCGLSGKWHLGDNLYPQEGFSYWITKPHGGSAGFYDQNVIENEKIRKEPTYLTDLWTQHGIRFIKQNQEKPFFLFLAYNGPYGLGSAMKEPIRNRFKAEYEKMTFPSFPREKAQPWNFNYGDWIGDLGIIRKYAAEVSAVDDGVGQIMQTLKDLGLRENTLVIFTADQGLSGGHSGYWGMGDHTRPLTAFDWTMTIPLIFSQPGKIVSGARQDMMVANYDVYPTLLNYLGLQDKIPAKPATPGRNFAPVLKGEQIPWDEVVFYEFENVRAIRTKDWKYIERYRESPNELYHLVTDSREHRNRIDQPASKQTRKELKQRLDQFFSKYADPQWDIWKGGKSKTILMTKQLFPDSYLYLPPSKQ, from the coding sequence ATGTGCCGGTTATATTCTACTGTCTGCTGTTTCTGTCTGATTCTATTACTGAATTTCAGTTTTACGGAGCAGCTTGCAGCGGCGGATCAGCAGCGTCCCAACGTCGTGATCATTATGACAGACAATCATGGCGAGTGGACCCTGGGTTGCTATGGAAATCAGGATATCAAAACCCCCCACATCGATCAGCTGGCCAAAGAAGGGACCCTGTTCACCCGTGCGTTTGCGAATAACGCCGTCTGTTCGCCGACCAGGGCAAGTTTTCTGACAGGACTGATGCCCTGCCAGCATGGCGTACATTGTTTTCTCAGAACCCGGATTCAAACCGGCCCCGATTCGTTCAATACCCTGGAGGAATTTCAGTCAATTCCCCAGGTACTGCATGATGCCGGTTATGTCTGCGGATTATCAGGGAAATGGCATCTGGGTGATAACCTGTATCCGCAGGAAGGTTTTTCGTATTGGATTACCAAACCGCATGGTGGCAGTGCCGGTTTTTATGATCAGAACGTCATTGAAAACGAGAAAATACGCAAGGAACCAACGTATCTGACTGATCTCTGGACACAACATGGAATCAGGTTTATCAAACAGAATCAGGAGAAGCCCTTTTTTCTGTTCCTGGCTTACAATGGTCCTTACGGTTTAGGTTCGGCGATGAAAGAACCGATTCGCAACCGGTTCAAAGCTGAATATGAAAAAATGACTTTCCCTTCGTTTCCCCGGGAAAAAGCACAGCCCTGGAATTTCAACTACGGAGACTGGATTGGTGACCTGGGGATTATTCGCAAATACGCGGCCGAAGTATCTGCCGTGGATGATGGGGTCGGCCAGATCATGCAGACGCTCAAAGATCTGGGTTTACGTGAAAATACACTGGTAATTTTCACAGCAGACCAGGGATTGTCAGGCGGCCACAGTGGTTACTGGGGCATGGGAGATCACACACGACCGCTGACCGCTTTCGACTGGACCATGACGATCCCGCTTATCTTTTCACAGCCGGGAAAAATTGTCTCCGGAGCACGCCAGGATATGATGGTGGCTAATTACGATGTGTATCCCACGCTGCTGAATTATCTGGGACTTCAGGATAAAATACCTGCGAAGCCCGCAACGCCAGGGCGTAATTTTGCGCCAGTTCTCAAAGGAGAACAGATTCCCTGGGACGAAGTCGTCTTCTACGAATTCGAGAATGTACGTGCCATCCGTACAAAGGACTGGAAGTACATCGAACGGTATCGCGAATCACCGAACGAACTGTATCATCTGGTCACAGATTCACGAGAGCACAGGAACCGGATCGACCAGCCTGCTTCGAAACAGACCAGAAAGGAACTCAAACAGCGACTGGATCAGTTTTTTTCCAAATATGCCGACCCGCAATGGGATATCTGGAAGGGCGGCAAATCCAAGACGATTTTGATGACAAAACAACTCTTTCCTGATTCTTACCTCTATCTCCCCCCCTCAAAGCAATAA
- a CDS encoding fatty acid desaturase family protein, whose amino-acid sequence MSVTHFTAKEISDLETKSTTPRFLHSLFGSAAIMALAFQWPTTAWPFVIGCTLVAAYSMFCWSSCFHETSHQGICGKPWVSIWLGRAIGTMLFVSYTAYREAHIRHHAYLNKPGDWELWPYSDPTTSLTFRRIFCWLELPLGFVTSPFVYSRLCFSRKTPVKNPKVIKTMRIEYAVMAVVWAAILGAVTWFSVWIPFLMAWVIPHWIASVIQTFRKYTEHLGMQSYDPLLGTRTVIGSNLITRICTYINFDIFVHGPHHRHPKIAHNKLVEKMDNYQADNPDTKYPVFTTYMSAIKHTLPALWNPGVGMNVGAPAPKKEKWLGADNFVTDVAREILSDRDVSKVHRAS is encoded by the coding sequence ATGTCGGTGACCCATTTTACCGCCAAAGAGATTTCTGATCTCGAGACAAAGTCGACAACTCCCCGTTTTTTACATTCCCTGTTTGGTTCAGCGGCCATCATGGCACTGGCTTTTCAGTGGCCGACAACCGCCTGGCCGTTTGTGATCGGCTGCACGCTGGTTGCCGCTTACAGCATGTTCTGCTGGTCGAGTTGTTTTCATGAAACATCGCATCAGGGTATTTGTGGCAAGCCCTGGGTAAGTATCTGGCTGGGTCGTGCTATCGGCACGATGCTGTTCGTCTCATATACTGCCTACCGTGAAGCCCATATCCGTCATCATGCCTACTTGAATAAACCAGGCGACTGGGAATTGTGGCCCTATTCGGACCCCACGACATCCCTGACGTTTCGTCGCATTTTCTGCTGGCTGGAACTCCCGCTGGGATTCGTGACTTCCCCCTTCGTTTACAGCCGCCTCTGCTTCAGCAGGAAAACACCGGTTAAAAATCCCAAGGTGATCAAAACCATGCGGATTGAATACGCAGTGATGGCCGTCGTCTGGGCAGCCATTCTGGGTGCCGTTACCTGGTTTTCCGTCTGGATTCCTTTCCTGATGGCCTGGGTGATTCCTCACTGGATTGCCAGTGTGATTCAGACCTTCCGTAAATATACCGAACACCTGGGGATGCAGAGTTATGATCCCCTGCTGGGTACTCGTACCGTGATCGGATCGAATCTGATTACCCGAATCTGTACTTACATTAACTTTGATATTTTCGTGCATGGTCCTCACCATCGTCATCCCAAAATTGCTCATAACAAGCTTGTGGAAAAGATGGATAATTACCAGGCGGATAATCCCGATACGAAATATCCTGTTTTCACGACTTATATGTCGGCCATCAAACATACCCTGCCCGCTTTATGGAATCCGGGTGTGGGAATGAATGTCGGGGCCCCTGCTCCGAAAAAAGAAAAGTGGCTGGGAGCAGATAACTTTGTAACGGATGTCGCACGCGAAATTCTTTCCGATCGTGACGTCTCCAAAGTCCATCGGGCTTCATAA